Proteins encoded by one window of Teretinema zuelzerae:
- a CDS encoding ATP-binding protein, whose translation MSESQQLIKKNLDFINILPAWAQELSVKYCSKTANLYFVHGNIRDFLPHQMNEGEFMFVRIQEYISEVLFGNRDIIVYYDKSSGVSFCMSQMEKDYLKTMTARYPAVPPEDFLSKDPQKAFDWLERYFVLNLPKAQRIVLIIDYAETIVPAEEIGRLDEIDRYCLVTLNRWSHEPQFTRGDISVLMLTENLTDINPRLSSSPSTVKVAIPFPGTLVRTQFLEFLESREMLLLERGLNPERVGALTSGLNLLNLNQLVAESFQEDKPITLEFLRDRKKGIIENEAAGLLEFVETDHDLSYVSGHDFVRRRFQSAAKAIKQNRTDVLPMGYLIAGPVGTGKTFMVSAFAGEIGVPMVKLRNFRSQWQGATESNLERVLNILKAMAPVAVMIDEADAFLGDRDSAGDSGTSNRVFAQIANFMGNTEYRGKIIWFLITCRPDLLPIDLKRQGRAEEHLALFYPETVEEKADIFRILQRKLDIKVKDFSLTDIFKAFKFDISGADIEAILVRAKMSATMDGRAIVTREDLEQTIRDFIPPSYPYEIELQNLVAVLECTSREMVPAKYQKLERSKLAAEIRELKSLLGEA comes from the coding sequence ATGTCCGAGAGCCAACAGCTTATCAAAAAAAACCTCGATTTCATCAACATTTTGCCGGCCTGGGCTCAGGAATTATCGGTCAAGTACTGTTCAAAAACCGCGAATCTCTATTTCGTCCACGGTAATATCCGGGATTTCCTTCCGCATCAGATGAACGAAGGCGAGTTCATGTTCGTCAGAATCCAGGAATACATCTCCGAGGTGCTGTTCGGAAACCGCGACATCATCGTCTATTACGATAAATCGAGCGGGGTGAGCTTCTGCATGTCGCAGATGGAGAAAGACTATCTCAAGACGATGACCGCCCGCTACCCGGCGGTGCCGCCGGAGGATTTTCTTTCCAAGGATCCCCAGAAAGCCTTCGACTGGCTCGAGCGGTACTTCGTCCTGAATCTTCCCAAGGCGCAGCGCATCGTGCTCATCATCGACTACGCCGAGACCATCGTTCCCGCCGAGGAGATCGGCCGCCTCGACGAGATAGACCGCTACTGCCTCGTTACCCTCAACCGCTGGTCCCACGAGCCCCAGTTTACCCGGGGCGATATTTCGGTGCTCATGCTCACCGAAAACCTGACCGACATCAATCCCCGCCTTTCCAGCTCGCCTTCCACGGTGAAGGTCGCGATCCCCTTTCCCGGCACGCTCGTGCGGACGCAGTTCCTCGAGTTCCTCGAAAGCAGGGAAATGCTTCTTCTTGAGCGGGGGCTCAATCCGGAACGGGTGGGAGCGCTCACCTCGGGCTTGAATCTGCTTAATTTGAACCAGCTGGTCGCCGAGTCCTTTCAGGAGGACAAGCCGATCACCCTCGAGTTTTTGCGCGACCGCAAAAAAGGCATCATCGAAAACGAGGCCGCCGGTTTGCTCGAGTTCGTGGAGACCGATCACGATCTGAGCTACGTCTCCGGCCATGACTTTGTGCGTCGGCGCTTCCAGAGCGCGGCGAAGGCAATAAAACAGAACCGCACCGACGTGCTCCCCATGGGCTATCTCATCGCCGGGCCGGTCGGCACCGGAAAAACCTTCATGGTGTCCGCCTTCGCCGGAGAAATAGGTGTGCCGATGGTGAAGCTGCGGAACTTCCGTTCCCAGTGGCAGGGCGCGACGGAAAGCAATCTTGAGCGGGTGTTGAATATTCTCAAGGCGATGGCTCCGGTAGCGGTAATGATCGACGAGGCCGACGCCTTCCTGGGCGACCGGGATTCAGCCGGAGATTCGGGAACCTCGAACCGGGTGTTCGCGCAGATAGCGAACTTTATGGGGAACACCGAGTACCGCGGGAAAATCATCTGGTTCCTGATCACCTGCCGCCCTGATCTCCTCCCGATCGACCTTAAAAGGCAGGGCCGCGCCGAGGAGCATCTGGCCCTGTTCTATCCTGAAACGGTGGAGGAAAAGGCGGATATTTTCCGCATCCTCCAGCGCAAGCTCGACATCAAGGTGAAGGATTTCTCCCTTACGGATATTTTCAAGGCGTTCAAGTTCGATATTTCCGGGGCCGACATCGAAGCGATCCTCGTGCGGGCGAAAATGAGCGCCACCATGGACGGGCGGGCCATAGTCACGCGGGAGGATCTCGAGCAGACGATACGTGATTTTATTCCGCCGAGCTATCCCTACGAGATCGAGCTTCAGAATCTGGTGGCGGTGCTGGAATGCACGAGCCGGGAAATGGTTCCGGCGAAATATCAGAAGCTCGAGCGCTCTAAGCTCGCCGCGGAGATTCGCGAACTCAAAAGCCTGCTCGGCGAAGCGTAA
- a CDS encoding M23 family metallopeptidase, translating to MAARHPAEFAFHGARLWAILCACLFLPHSIFAESSRYPLIEELSARDPVFLQYSDDVAASRMAMAAAKPDHPLSPGIYAYIARAGDSLLSIAARCAVPYDSIASLNRISSIKTELEGRLLMLPTLPGLYIPDFAQNALEALLLSSFDPNDPTLVSFALAGENGVRHAFHCLPGANFDGTVRTFFLVPGIRFPLPESRVTSTFGMRKNPVTGNLVFHNGIDLAAPRGTPVFACAAGAVRKTGYDPIYGNFVILSHDGNRESLYGHLESIKIELHDKIKSGTILGTVGSTGQSTGPHLHFEIHENGIPKDPAGLLRGY from the coding sequence ATGGCCGCCCGGCATCCCGCCGAATTCGCATTTCACGGAGCGAGGCTTTGGGCGATTCTTTGCGCATGCTTATTTTTGCCGCACTCCATTTTCGCAGAATCCTCCCGCTATCCCCTCATCGAAGAGCTTTCCGCCCGTGACCCGGTGTTTCTGCAGTATTCGGACGATGTGGCCGCTTCGCGAATGGCCATGGCCGCCGCGAAACCCGATCATCCGCTCTCGCCGGGAATCTACGCGTATATCGCGCGCGCGGGAGACAGCCTGTTATCCATCGCGGCCCGCTGCGCCGTTCCCTACGACAGCATCGCAAGCCTGAACCGCATTTCTTCCATCAAGACGGAACTTGAAGGCAGGCTTCTCATGCTTCCAACCCTCCCCGGCCTCTATATTCCAGATTTTGCGCAAAACGCCCTGGAAGCCCTGCTCCTGTCGTCCTTCGATCCCAACGATCCAACCCTCGTCTCCTTTGCGCTGGCCGGGGAAAACGGAGTCCGGCACGCTTTTCACTGCCTTCCGGGCGCGAATTTCGACGGCACGGTGAGAACCTTCTTCCTGGTGCCCGGAATCCGCTTTCCCCTGCCGGAATCCCGGGTAACATCCACCTTCGGCATGAGAAAAAACCCGGTTACCGGCAACCTGGTCTTCCACAACGGCATCGATCTCGCCGCTCCCCGGGGAACGCCCGTTTTCGCCTGCGCCGCCGGCGCGGTGCGGAAAACGGGATACGACCCGATCTACGGCAATTTCGTCATCCTCTCGCACGACGGAAACCGCGAAAGTTTGTACGGACATTTAGAATCCATAAAAATCGAGTTGCACGATAAAATCAAATCCGGTACTATACTAGGTACCGTCGGCTCAACAGGACAATCTACCGGACCGCATTTACACTTCGAAATACATGAAAACGGGATTCCGAAAGATCCGGCAGGATTACTCAGAGGGTACTAA
- a CDS encoding DUF362 domain-containing protein: MAYKISDACINCGACEGECPVSAISEKGDKRVIDAATCVSCGACAAVCPVEAISEE, from the coding sequence ATGGCTTATAAGATTTCCGATGCTTGCATCAACTGCGGCGCCTGCGAAGGCGAATGCCCCGTCAGCGCGATCAGCGAAAAAGGCGACAAGCGCGTCATCGACGCCGCCACCTGCGTCAGCTGCGGCGCCTGCGCGGCCGTCTGCCCCGTAGAAGCGATCTCCGAAGAGTAA